The following are encoded together in the Clostridium sp. BJN0013 genome:
- a CDS encoding accessory gene regulator ArgB-like protein: MNGLINCVVNKISETNPQFSDLELKKIAYGLECIFDEITKIIPYFIVFWLFSLHKYYLIILIFFCPIRLFTGGYHAKTYWGCFFITFITFSAIIFMGKYILINNVILVALLIISFIFVCIFAPVDNVNKRIKSEQWRRKVKHISMVITFCLSVLCYFLPEAFLNTAVISITFSVVLMMVGKIMDLKIS, translated from the coding sequence ATGAATGGACTTATAAACTGTGTGGTAAACAAAATTTCTGAGACTAATCCACAATTTTCAGATTTGGAATTGAAAAAGATAGCCTATGGACTGGAATGCATATTTGATGAAATAACAAAAATCATCCCCTATTTTATTGTATTCTGGCTGTTTTCCCTTCATAAGTATTATTTAATTATTCTTATATTTTTTTGTCCTATAAGATTATTTACAGGAGGATATCATGCCAAAACTTACTGGGGATGCTTTTTTATTACTTTTATCACATTTTCAGCTATAATTTTTATGGGTAAATATATTTTAATCAATAATGTTATTTTAGTGGCTTTACTGATTATATCCTTTATATTTGTGTGTATTTTTGCGCCTGTAGACAATGTTAATAAGAGGATAAAAAGTGAGCAGTGGAGGAGAAAAGTAAAACATATTTCTATGGTCATCACTTTTTGTTTGAGTGTATTGTGTTATTTTTTACCTGAGGCATTTTTAAATACTGCTGTAATTTCCATTACATTTTCAGTAGTACTTATGATGGTAGGTAAAATAATGGACTTAAAAATATCTTAA
- the galU gene encoding UTP--glucose-1-phosphate uridylyltransferase GalU, with the protein MSIKKAVIPAAGLGTRFLPATKAQPKEMLPIVDKPTIQYVVEEAVNSGIEEILIILGKNKKSIEDHFDKSVELEDELKSSHKDNLLELIQNISNMVNIYYVRQKEPKGLGHAISLAKAFVGNEAFGVILGDDIVDSEVPCLKQLINCYNKYNTSIIGVQPVNKKDVSKYGIIDGIQIDNRVRKIKNMVEKPKEEEAPSNIAILGRYIITPEIFNILERTKPGKGNEIQLTDALKELLKQEAIYSYCFEGKRYDIGDKLGFIEANIEYALKRSDLRENLISYILDINKKLELNF; encoded by the coding sequence ATGAGTATAAAAAAAGCAGTAATTCCCGCTGCCGGTCTAGGAACAAGGTTTTTGCCTGCTACAAAAGCACAGCCTAAAGAAATGTTACCAATAGTAGATAAACCTACAATTCAATATGTAGTAGAAGAGGCCGTTAACTCAGGTATTGAAGAAATATTAATAATTCTAGGCAAAAATAAAAAATCCATTGAAGATCATTTTGATAAGTCCGTAGAACTTGAAGATGAATTAAAAAGCAGCCATAAAGATAACTTGCTGGAATTGATTCAAAATATAAGCAATATGGTGAACATATATTATGTACGTCAAAAAGAGCCAAAAGGATTAGGTCACGCTATAAGTCTTGCAAAAGCTTTTGTAGGTAATGAAGCCTTTGGTGTTATATTGGGAGATGATATAGTAGATAGTGAAGTTCCCTGTTTAAAACAACTAATTAACTGCTATAACAAGTATAATACATCAATTATAGGGGTACAACCTGTTAACAAAAAAGATGTATCCAAATATGGAATTATTGACGGTATACAAATCGACAATAGAGTTCGTAAAATAAAAAACATGGTAGAAAAGCCCAAAGAAGAGGAAGCTCCATCCAATATTGCTATTTTAGGAAGATATATAATAACACCAGAAATATTTAATATACTAGAAAGAACTAAACCTGGAAAAGGTAATGAAATTCAACTTACAGATGCATTAAAAGAATTGTTAAAGCAAGAGGCAATATATTCCTATTGTTTTGAAGGAAAGAGATATGATATAGGTGACAAGCTAGGATTCATTGAAGCTAATATAGAATATGCCCTAAAACGTAGTGATTTAAGGGAAAATCTTATTTCTTATATCTTGGATATCAATAAAAAATTGGAACTAAATTTTTAA
- a CDS encoding DUF4064 domain-containing protein has product MENKKTVELVLGLIGGILGIIAGIYSMNIGGLASVFQVDKAVTVNNFGIGAILLSILGIIGALIVKSKRKLGGIFMIIAALGGLVCITYFYIPSGILLIIPGLMSIIKKKDESKPKAVV; this is encoded by the coding sequence ATGGAAAACAAAAAAACAGTGGAATTAGTTCTAGGACTTATTGGAGGTATTTTAGGAATTATAGCAGGTATTTATTCAATGAATATTGGAGGGCTGGCATCTGTATTTCAGGTTGATAAGGCAGTTACAGTAAATAATTTTGGAATAGGTGCTATATTGTTGTCAATACTAGGCATCATTGGAGCTTTAATAGTTAAAAGTAAAAGGAAGCTTGGAGGAATATTTATGATTATTGCAGCTTTAGGAGGGCTTGTATGTATAACTTATTTTTATATTCCATCGGGTATACTTTTAATAATTCCTGGCTTGATGAGCATCATTAAGAAAAAAGATGAGAGCAAACCCAAAGCAGTTGTATAA
- a CDS encoding cyclic lactone autoinducer peptide — MKSLKGKLLRNGLKVLGNVSLFLSAVILVVTSSGGYYQPKCPEKLLK; from the coding sequence ATGAAATCTTTAAAAGGGAAATTATTGAGAAATGGTTTAAAAGTGTTGGGAAATGTATCTTTATTTTTATCAGCAGTAATTTTAGTTGTGACATCGAGTGGCGGATATTACCAGCCAAAATGCCCTGAGAAACTTTTAAAATAG
- the smpB gene encoding SsrA-binding protein SmpB: MTAKNKSSNKTLAENRKARHDYFIEESMEAGIQLVGTEVKSIRAGKSNLKDSYGEIINGEIFIRNMHISPYEKGNIFNKDPLRDRKLLLHKKEIARLLGYTAQQGYTIVPLSLYLKNGRVKVNLAVAKGKKNYDKRDSMLEKAAKRDIERQMKERFR; the protein is encoded by the coding sequence ATGACAGCTAAAAATAAATCCAGTAATAAAACTCTTGCAGAAAATAGAAAGGCAAGACATGATTATTTCATTGAAGAATCAATGGAAGCAGGAATACAGTTGGTTGGAACTGAAGTTAAATCCATAAGGGCAGGAAAATCCAATTTAAAAGATAGTTATGGAGAAATAATAAATGGAGAAATTTTTATACGTAATATGCATATAAGTCCCTATGAAAAAGGAAATATATTTAATAAAGATCCTCTAAGGGACAGAAAGTTACTTCTCCATAAGAAGGAAATAGCAAGGCTGCTTGGATATACTGCACAGCAGGGATATACTATTGTGCCACTATCTCTTTATCTTAAAAATGGCAGGGTGAAAGTAAATCTAGCAGTAGCCAAAGGAAAGAAAAACTATGATAAAAGGGATTCCATGCTGGAGAAAGCTGCTAAAAGAGATATAGAGAGACAGATGAAAGAGAGATTTAGGTAG
- the rnr gene encoding ribonuclease R yields MNIKEAIVDFMKEQAYKPMNIKELERVFSVKKADVKNFKKILDEIEREGTIVKTRTNRYGIPDRMGLVTGKLQGHQKGYGFVIPYDGGNDIFVSSSGLNGAMNGDKVVVKIIKQGNTEKKCEGEIIRVLERANNKVIGTFENSRNFGFVVPEEKRIYQDIFIPKNCKRKAETGDIVIAEITEWPDKRRNPEGKIVDILGKKGEKGIDILTIIKKNNLPEEFPQKVESYAENIPEKIPDKEYKRRMDLRDMLTVTIDGEDAKDLDDAVSLEKLPDGSYYLGVHIADVSYYVKDKNPLDKEALKRGTSVYLIDRVIPMLPRKLSNGICSLNPNTDRLTLSCFMKIDGNGKVIEHNIVESVIRSNERMTYTDVTKILKGDRKTIEKYSHLVDTFKLMEELCKILNKKRMVRGAIDFDFEECKITLNELGVPIRIEPYERGISNRIIEEFMLVCNETIAEHMFWTNVPFVFRVHENPDEEKLMNFNEFIHNLGYVVRWGKDVHPKTLQDIIEKVKGKKEETVVSTLMLRSMKQARYSPECIGHFGLAAKYYCHFTSPIRRYPDLIIHRIIKEFINGQLTDNRIKRLTKEVDYAARQSSDMERLAQEAEREVDDLKKAEYMSTRIGEKFNGIISSVTNFGMFVEIPNTIEGLVHISTLEDDYYVYDEKYLSLMGERTRNIYKLGDEVRICVSKVDLAAHEIYFEVVKEEDGEEE; encoded by the coding sequence CAGATAGAATGGGGCTTGTGACTGGAAAACTTCAGGGTCATCAAAAAGGATATGGATTTGTAATACCTTATGATGGGGGAAATGATATATTTGTATCATCTTCAGGATTAAATGGTGCTATGAATGGGGATAAGGTAGTAGTAAAAATAATTAAACAAGGAAACACAGAAAAGAAATGTGAAGGAGAAATAATAAGAGTGCTTGAAAGAGCAAATAATAAAGTTATAGGAACTTTTGAAAATAGCAGAAATTTTGGGTTTGTTGTACCAGAGGAAAAACGTATATACCAGGATATATTTATACCTAAAAATTGTAAGAGAAAAGCTGAGACAGGGGATATTGTAATTGCAGAAATAACTGAATGGCCTGACAAGAGAAGAAATCCAGAGGGAAAGATAGTTGATATACTAGGCAAAAAAGGAGAAAAAGGTATAGATATATTAACTATAATAAAAAAGAATAATCTTCCTGAAGAATTTCCTCAGAAAGTTGAATCTTATGCGGAGAATATACCGGAAAAAATACCAGATAAAGAGTATAAAAGAAGAATGGATTTGAGGGATATGCTCACAGTTACAATAGATGGAGAAGATGCCAAAGATTTAGATGATGCAGTGTCTTTGGAAAAACTACCTGATGGAAGCTACTATTTAGGAGTACATATAGCAGATGTATCTTATTATGTAAAAGATAAAAATCCTCTGGATAAAGAAGCATTAAAAAGGGGAACGTCAGTATATCTCATAGACAGAGTTATACCCATGCTTCCAAGAAAGTTATCCAATGGAATTTGCAGTTTAAATCCTAACACAGATAGATTAACCTTAAGCTGTTTTATGAAAATAGACGGAAATGGAAAAGTCATAGAGCATAATATTGTAGAAAGTGTAATAAGAAGTAATGAAAGAATGACTTATACAGATGTTACAAAGATACTTAAAGGAGATAGGAAAACTATAGAAAAGTACAGTCATCTGGTGGATACATTTAAGCTCATGGAAGAACTTTGCAAAATCTTAAATAAAAAAAGAATGGTACGGGGAGCTATAGATTTTGATTTTGAAGAGTGTAAGATAACTCTTAATGAATTGGGTGTACCTATAAGGATTGAACCTTATGAAAGGGGAATATCAAATAGGATAATAGAGGAATTTATGCTTGTGTGCAATGAAACTATAGCAGAGCATATGTTCTGGACCAATGTACCTTTTGTATTTAGAGTACATGAAAATCCTGACGAAGAAAAATTGATGAATTTTAATGAATTTATTCATAATCTAGGATATGTAGTGAGATGGGGAAAAGATGTTCACCCAAAAACACTTCAGGATATAATAGAAAAGGTAAAGGGAAAAAAGGAGGAAACTGTAGTAAGTACGCTAATGCTTCGTTCTATGAAACAGGCTAGATATTCTCCTGAATGTATAGGACATTTTGGACTGGCAGCCAAGTATTATTGTCATTTTACATCTCCTATAAGAAGATATCCTGATCTTATTATCCATAGAATAATTAAAGAATTTATAAATGGTCAGTTAACCGATAATAGGATAAAGAGATTGACAAAGGAAGTGGATTATGCAGCAAGACAATCCTCTGATATGGAAAGATTGGCTCAGGAAGCGGAAAGAGAAGTAGATGACTTGAAAAAGGCAGAATATATGAGTACGAGAATAGGAGAAAAGTTTAATGGTATAATATCTTCAGTTACTAACTTTGGAATGTTTGTAGAAATCCCAAATACCATAGAAGGATTAGTTCATATAAGTACTTTAGAAGATGATTATTATGTATATGATGAAAAGTACTTAAGTCTTATGGGAGAAAGAACTAGGAATATCTACAAATTAGGTGATGAAGTTAGAATCTGTGTATCAAAGGTTGATCTGGCCGCCCATGAAATATATTTTGAAGTGGTAAAGGAAGAAGATGGTGAAGAGGAATAG
- a CDS encoding flavodoxin family protein, translating into MKVLLINGSPKAKGCTYTALCEIAKELEKEKIEAEIFHIGNKPIIGCTACNNCFNTKSGKCVFDDDTVNAALEKAKAADGFIFGSPVHYASASGLITSFLDRFFYAGNCFEYKPGAAIVSCRRGGATAAFEQLNKYFTISNMPVVSSQYWNMVHGNTPEEVKQDLEGMQTMRTLGKNMAWLLKCIQAGKKAGISLPQKEPMAVTNFIR; encoded by the coding sequence ATGAAAGTATTGCTTATCAACGGAAGCCCAAAAGCTAAGGGATGTACTTATACTGCCTTATGCGAAATAGCAAAAGAGCTGGAAAAAGAAAAAATTGAAGCAGAAATTTTTCATATAGGAAATAAACCTATTATAGGTTGCACAGCCTGTAACAACTGTTTTAATACTAAATCCGGCAAGTGTGTATTTGATGATGATACTGTAAATGCGGCCTTGGAAAAGGCTAAAGCGGCAGATGGTTTTATATTCGGTTCCCCTGTACATTACGCATCAGCATCTGGTCTTATAACATCTTTTCTAGATAGATTTTTCTATGCAGGGAATTGCTTTGAATATAAACCGGGGGCTGCAATTGTAAGTTGCCGGAGGGGAGGTGCAACAGCAGCTTTTGAACAGTTAAACAAATATTTTACTATTTCAAACATGCCTGTGGTATCCTCTCAATATTGGAATATGGTTCATGGAAATACTCCAGAAGAGGTGAAACAAGATTTGGAGGGAATGCAGACAATGAGAACATTAGGTAAAAATATGGCCTGGCTTTTAAAATGTATCCAGGCAGGAAAAAAGGCTGGAATTTCATTACCCCAAAAAGAACCAATGGCAGTTACTAATTTTATAAGATAA
- a CDS encoding APC family permease, with translation MDKNRTIGVVTLCGLIVGPVLGSGIVLLPPIAYGVIGQWAILAWIVIMALGIVFAYVFVFLSLKSPGNEGVAIAVGNTLGVFWRELTENFLTAAVCFGPVAVLITAAGFLKNFRVFSNVKIEIIAFGIEIICVCIIISGVKTLGRVAFILTGFTAVLLLCGSIYALIFNSDIGLPNTAFSLSKFGYTLLILFWAIVGWEVIGNYIEDIENPKKTLMKAMTISLVIIAVLYLAVALSIQSVLGGKHDIIAIMTPLFGVFALPIIGIIAMGLCMCTYLMIVGAVSRMSALRAAKNRLPGYLSYLNRNRSPVNAVITFVIIHSLVMLFTGMGILSLDSVVTCANVFFLCNAIIGLVAGFRLLHNIKIRIAIGILIIAFTLLLFKSNLWSMLLLVIVILLSLHNSKKSGVINIYEKTVL, from the coding sequence ATGGATAAAAATAGAACTATTGGAGTTGTTACACTTTGTGGTCTTATAGTGGGACCTGTTTTAGGATCAGGAATAGTATTATTGCCCCCCATAGCTTATGGAGTAATTGGCCAATGGGCCATATTGGCATGGATTGTAATAATGGCACTGGGAATTGTATTTGCTTATGTTTTTGTATTTTTAAGTTTGAAAAGTCCAGGAAATGAGGGAGTTGCAATTGCAGTGGGTAACACCCTTGGAGTTTTTTGGCGTGAACTTACTGAAAATTTTCTCACAGCTGCCGTTTGTTTTGGTCCTGTAGCGGTTTTAATTACTGCAGCAGGTTTTTTGAAAAACTTTCGTGTTTTTTCAAATGTAAAGATTGAAATCATAGCCTTTGGAATAGAAATTATTTGTGTCTGTATAATTATTTCAGGTGTTAAAACTTTGGGCAGGGTAGCTTTCATATTAACGGGATTTACAGCAGTATTGTTATTGTGTGGAAGTATCTATGCTCTGATCTTTAATTCTGATATAGGATTGCCTAATACAGCATTTTCTCTATCCAAATTTGGATATACGCTGCTAATTTTATTTTGGGCAATAGTGGGGTGGGAAGTCATTGGTAACTATATTGAAGATATAGAAAATCCTAAAAAAACACTTATGAAAGCTATGACAATAAGTCTTGTGATTATTGCAGTTTTGTATTTAGCCGTAGCACTTTCAATACAAAGTGTATTAGGGGGTAAACATGATATTATAGCAATTATGACGCCTTTGTTTGGTGTGTTTGCTTTACCCATAATAGGAATTATTGCAATGGGACTTTGTATGTGTACATATCTTATGATAGTTGGGGCAGTTTCGCGAATGAGTGCCCTTCGTGCAGCAAAAAATAGATTGCCAGGATATCTTTCATACTTAAATAGAAATAGAAGTCCAGTTAATGCCGTTATAACTTTTGTCATTATACATTCCTTAGTGATGCTTTTTACAGGTATGGGAATTTTAAGCCTTGATAGTGTTGTAACCTGTGCAAATGTATTTTTTCTATGCAATGCAATAATTGGATTAGTTGCTGGATTTCGATTACTTCATAACATAAAAATAAGAATTGCAATTGGCATACTTATTATAGCTTTTACTCTGCTCTTATTTAAATCAAATTTATGGAGTATGTTACTTTTAGTGATAGTTATTCTCTTATCTCTACATAATAGTAAAAAATCAGGTGTAATCAATATTTATGAAAAAACTGTATTGTAA
- a CDS encoding ammonium transporter — protein MSGVNAADTVFVIMSTVLVMIMTPGLALFYGGMVRGKNTLNSTLHSYSALAVISIQWIFIGYTLCFGTDIGGLIGGFNFAGLKGVGIAPNADYSSTIPQQAFMIFQLMFAIITSAVISGSIAERMKFIHWILFLFLWTTLVYDPIAHWVWGAGGWLRNLGALDFAGGNVVEISSGISGLVAALMLGKRKNVGKPSSLPLTCLGAGLLWFGWYGFNAGSALAVNSVALNAFITTNTSAATSVVSWSICEYIYRRKVTSLGVVSGIVAGLVAITPAAGFVSPMASVVVGLVAGIVCYIAITFVKAKFGYDDALDVFGCHGIGGIWGGIATGIFAWKSINPAGASGLIHGNPRLIGIQLIAILSSIAYSAIGTFVVIKIINTLSSMRASDKNEQTGLDVTEHGEEAYGGLGV, from the coding sequence ATGAGTGGAGTAAATGCAGCAGATACTGTATTTGTAATTATGAGTACAGTTCTGGTAATGATTATGACTCCGGGACTAGCTTTGTTTTATGGAGGTATGGTTAGGGGGAAGAATACATTAAACAGTACTCTTCATAGTTATTCAGCCCTGGCAGTAATATCCATTCAATGGATATTTATAGGATATACATTATGTTTTGGGACAGATATTGGTGGATTAATAGGAGGTTTTAATTTTGCAGGTTTGAAGGGAGTTGGAATTGCACCAAATGCAGATTATTCAAGTACAATTCCACAACAGGCATTTATGATATTTCAGCTTATGTTTGCAATAATAACTTCAGCTGTTATATCAGGTTCTATTGCAGAGAGAATGAAATTTATTCACTGGATTTTATTCCTTTTTCTTTGGACAACATTAGTTTATGATCCTATTGCCCATTGGGTATGGGGAGCAGGAGGCTGGCTTAGAAATCTTGGAGCCTTGGATTTTGCAGGGGGAAATGTAGTGGAAATAAGTTCAGGTATATCAGGGCTTGTTGCAGCATTGATGCTTGGAAAAAGGAAGAATGTAGGTAAACCCAGCAGTCTTCCATTAACCTGTTTAGGAGCTGGATTACTTTGGTTTGGGTGGTATGGTTTTAATGCAGGAAGTGCACTGGCTGTAAACAGTGTAGCACTAAATGCTTTTATAACTACCAATACCTCTGCTGCAACTTCTGTTGTAAGTTGGAGTATTTGTGAGTACATATATAGAAGAAAAGTAACCTCTCTTGGTGTTGTCAGTGGTATAGTGGCAGGTCTTGTAGCCATAACTCCTGCAGCGGGTTTCGTAAGTCCTATGGCTTCGGTAGTTGTTGGTTTGGTTGCAGGAATTGTATGTTATATAGCTATTACATTTGTTAAAGCTAAATTTGGATATGACGATGCATTAGATGTATTTGGATGTCATGGTATAGGTGGAATATGGGGTGGAATCGCCACAGGAATATTTGCCTGGAAATCCATAAATCCAGCTGGTGCCAGTGGATTGATACATGGAAATCCAAGATTGATAGGGATTCAGCTTATAGCTATTTTATCCAGTATTGCATATTCAGCTATAGGCACATTTGTAGTAATTAAAATAATTAATACTTTAAGCAGTATGAGAGCAAGTGATAAAAATGAGCAGACAGGTCTTGATGTAACAGAACATGGAGAAGAAGCTTATGGTGGACTGGGAGTATAA
- a CDS encoding aspartyl-phosphate phosphatase Spo0E family protein, whose amino-acid sequence MYKIEDILREIEALRVELVDAIRSKENLLDPDIIKESQRLDLILNEYNNMIKQKMHNVKD is encoded by the coding sequence ATGTACAAAATTGAAGACATATTAAGGGAAATAGAAGCGTTAAGAGTCGAATTAGTGGATGCAATTAGAAGTAAGGAAAATTTGCTTGATCCGGATATAATCAAGGAAAGTCAAAGATTAGATTTGATTTTAAATGAGTATAACAATATGATCAAGCAAAAAATGCACAATGTGAAAGACTAA
- a CDS encoding P-II family nitrogen regulator has protein sequence MADKLTKIDIITSKAKLDELKEALNEIGIAGMTVTNVLGCGIQKGHKEYYRGLTMDINLLPKIKVEVVVCEVPVELVVETAKKVLHTGEMGDGKIFIYDVENVIRISTGDEGRTALQYNTRS, from the coding sequence ATGGCTGACAAACTTACAAAAATAGATATTATTACTTCTAAAGCTAAGTTAGATGAATTGAAAGAGGCGTTAAATGAAATTGGCATTGCAGGTATGACAGTTACAAATGTTTTAGGTTGTGGAATACAGAAAGGTCATAAAGAGTATTATAGAGGATTGACTATGGATATTAATCTACTTCCAAAAATAAAAGTAGAAGTGGTGGTTTGTGAAGTGCCTGTGGAACTTGTTGTCGAAACTGCCAAAAAAGTGCTTCATACAGGGGAAATGGGAGATGGAAAAATATTTATTTATGATGTAGAAAATGTTATACGCATAAGTACAGGAGATGAAGGTAGGACAGCTCTGCAATACAATACTAGGTCTTAG
- a CDS encoding LysR family transcriptional regulator, which yields MELRNLITFCKITHLKSYSKAARELGYAQSTITTQIQLLEQELNIKLFERIGRGIKLTSKGLIFLRYAQNIVNLAHEAKEAISDTDIPAGTLRIGTVESLCTMKLPELLRNYHKKYPNVEIIIKLGICSDLKDMLKNNIVDLMFILDEPVMDSDLISCMSYDEPMAVLASPLNKLAYKNNLTIEDIKDEPLILTESGCSYRNAFEKIFHESGLSPHLSLEVGNIEAIKNFTMSNLGITLLPVMTVKKELDKKDLIVLDLKGCEFSMMTQMLYHKNKWITAAIKAFIQIVSTMPVTPTS from the coding sequence ATGGAACTTAGAAATCTAATAACATTTTGTAAAATCACCCATTTAAAAAGCTATTCTAAAGCTGCAAGAGAACTTGGATATGCTCAATCTACGATTACAACCCAAATTCAACTTCTAGAACAAGAACTTAATATAAAGCTATTTGAAAGAATTGGACGAGGTATAAAGCTGACTTCTAAAGGTCTAATTTTTCTTAGATATGCACAAAATATAGTGAATCTTGCACATGAGGCTAAAGAAGCAATAAGTGACACAGATATTCCTGCTGGAACTTTAAGAATTGGTACCGTTGAATCTCTTTGCACAATGAAACTTCCTGAGCTTCTCAGAAATTATCACAAAAAATATCCCAATGTGGAAATTATAATTAAATTAGGTATATGCTCCGATTTAAAAGATATGCTTAAAAATAACATAGTGGATTTAATGTTTATATTAGATGAGCCAGTTATGGATTCAGATTTAATATCATGTATGTCCTATGATGAACCTATGGCAGTTCTGGCTTCACCATTAAATAAATTAGCATATAAAAATAATCTAACCATAGAAGATATTAAAGATGAGCCATTAATTCTTACAGAAAGTGGCTGCAGTTATAGAAATGCCTTTGAAAAAATATTTCATGAATCGGGTCTAAGTCCACATTTATCACTGGAGGTAGGAAATATTGAGGCTATCAAGAATTTTACTATGAGTAACCTTGGAATTACTTTATTGCCTGTGATGACTGTAAAAAAAGAACTGGATAAAAAGGATTTAATAGTATTGGATTTAAAAGGATGTGAATTTAGCATGATGACACAGATGCTCTACCATAAGAATAAATGGATAACAGCGGCAATAAAAGCTTTTATCCAAATTGTCTCCACTATGCCTGTCACCCCAACTTCTTGA
- a CDS encoding sensor histidine kinase — protein sequence MDTIVREIVLDTIEVLLILGIFEALCNRKRFVIENKIRTGLFYILFVFVTYWSTFHMSMSYHTPVLVVFDILLLAYVMKIKLFDSTVIICLFFTILFITENFIEVIQMIIFGINLEQNFLGRYFWIGAITSKTLQIIIVAMIFKFNSYFVKLKLFEKEGKVFANLIIELGVVSVFMFCVNFSIFNIKNIQTYNMFIFILYFTFLIIKFRSLREKEMLVNINANYKVQKQQIKNMEEIISIIRQEKHDFANHINVIQGLCLLNKPNTVERINNYVKKISGTIHSSFRYLDTGNDYIDGMLSIKNNYAMKNNIDFKVIIDEPFSLIKIREDELISIISNLVDNAFEAFIKSDVENKEISIITFKEGMNFCIEIADNGDEIPKNIKTKIFEKGFSTKTKQKGGHGFGLYIIKQLVEKNNGSIFLESTPQRTKFTVKFKMED from the coding sequence ATGGATACTATTGTAAGAGAAATAGTATTGGATACTATAGAAGTATTACTTATTTTGGGAATTTTTGAAGCATTGTGTAATAGAAAGAGATTTGTAATAGAAAATAAAATCAGAACGGGATTATTTTATATATTGTTTGTTTTTGTAACTTATTGGAGCACATTTCATATGTCTATGTCTTATCATACACCGGTTCTTGTAGTGTTTGATATTTTATTACTGGCATATGTTATGAAAATAAAGCTTTTTGATTCCACAGTTATAATTTGCTTATTTTTTACAATACTTTTTATTACGGAAAACTTTATTGAAGTTATTCAAATGATTATATTTGGAATAAACTTAGAGCAAAATTTTTTAGGCAGATATTTTTGGATTGGTGCAATAACTTCCAAAACATTGCAAATAATTATTGTAGCTATGATTTTTAAATTCAATTCCTATTTTGTTAAACTTAAATTATTCGAAAAGGAAGGAAAAGTTTTTGCAAATTTAATAATTGAATTAGGAGTAGTTAGTGTGTTTATGTTTTGTGTTAACTTTAGTATTTTTAATATAAAAAATATTCAAACCTATAATATGTTTATTTTTATATTATACTTTACATTTTTAATAATAAAATTTAGAAGTTTAAGAGAAAAAGAAATGCTTGTAAATATAAATGCTAATTATAAAGTGCAAAAACAGCAAATTAAGAATATGGAGGAAATAATAAGCATAATAAGACAGGAAAAACATGATTTTGCCAACCATATTAATGTTATACAGGGGCTGTGTTTGTTGAACAAACCTAATACGGTAGAGAGAATAAACAACTATGTGAAAAAAATATCAGGTACAATACATTCTTCTTTTAGATATCTAGATACAGGGAACGATTACATAGATGGCATGTTATCCATAAAAAATAACTATGCCATGAAAAACAATATTGACTTTAAAGTTATAATCGATGAACCCTTTAGTTTGATAAAAATTAGAGAGGATGAATTAATAAGTATTATAAGTAATCTTGTAGATAATGCCTTTGAAGCATTTATTAAGTCAGATGTTGAAAATAAAGAAATATCTATTATCACCTTTAAGGAAGGTATGAATTTTTGTATTGAAATAGCTGATAATGGAGATGAAATTCCTAAAAATATAAAGACAAAAATCTTTGAAAAGGGTTTTTCTACAAAAACCAAACAAAAGGGTGGACATGGCTTTGGATTATATATTATCAAACAACTGGTTGAAAAAAATAATGGCAGTATATTTTTAGAGAGTACTCCCCAAAGAACCAAATTTACAGTAAAATTTAAAATGGAGGATTAA